In Gossypium arboreum isolate Shixiya-1 chromosome 6, ASM2569848v2, whole genome shotgun sequence, the following are encoded in one genomic region:
- the LOC108484460 gene encoding kinesin-like protein KIN-7N, which translates to MAEKICVAVRVRPSISEESPSGTFWKIEDSRISLHKLHGTPISGLSYAFDHVFDESCSNSKVYELLTKDVIHAAVDGFNGTAFAYGQTSSGKTYTMNGSLNDPGIIHRAVNDVFQKIQMISDREFLIRVSYMEIYNEEINDLFAVENQKLPIHESLERGIFVAGLREEIVNNAEQVIKLLESGEVNRHFGETNMNARSSRSHTIFRMVIESKGIDTGSGDYSSSDAIRVSILNLVDLAGSERIAKTGAGGVRLKEGKYINKSLMVLGNVINKLSNGAKQRAHIPYRDSKLTRILQTALGGNAKTSIICTVAPEEVHVEETKGTLQFASRAKRITNCAQVNEILTDAALLKRQQLEIEDLRRKLQGSRSEVLEQEILKLRNDMLKYELEREKLEMELEEERRSHKEREQRIRDQQLKIENLSSLVSDGDRSSSQDSMKESPKDECNDFKTPCFKETSNNAFVAKRSNYSELPDFSPLPDSFSNVADEDTWFKMNKGYIADLDSLQTTPARKVQSFPPQDITPDCSNDNYKLELQNLKTQLELVIKEKVELQRKHEEEVQINSRLMGEICELKQELDLSNNSLESSKQRYGNLEREFQKLKEERDSLLQTVSESSKNITFLTDQKENILKDLNCEVQRRKDLEVEIKQFSVAFASRQRSLASIHGEFKSKIEKLRAENLVRY; encoded by the exons CGTATCTCTCTTCACAAGCTCCATGGCACTCCCATTTCTGGCCTCTCTTACGCTTTCG ATCATGTATTCGATGAAAGTTGTTCAAATTCAAAGGTTTATGAGCTTCTTACCAAGGATGTTATTCATGCCGCTGTCGATGGCTTTAACG GGACTGCATTTGCGTATGGACAAACGAGTAGTGGTAAGACCTATACTATGAATGGTTCATTGAACGATCCAGGAATTATTCATCGAGCTGTTAATGATGTGTTTCAGAAAATACAGATG ATTTCTGATCGGGAGTTTCTCATCCGAGTTTCTTACATGGAAATTTATAATGAAGAAATTAACGACCTTTTCGCTGTAGAGAATCAGAAATTGCCGATTCATGAGAGTTTGGAG cGAGGGATATTCGTTGCGGGTCTCAGAGAAGAAATTGTGAACAATGCTGAACAAGTGATAAAGCTCCTAGAGTCAGGAGAAG TTAATAGGCATTTTGGTGAGACAAATATGAATGCACGAAGTAGTAGGTCTCATACAATATTCAGAATG GTGATAGAAAGCAAGGGAATTGATACAGGCTCCGGTGATTATTCGAGCAGCGATGCCATACGCGTGTCGATTTTG AATTTGGTAGATTTGGCTGGTTCTGAGCGAATTGCTAAAACTGGAGCTGGTGGAGTACGTTTGAAGGAAGGAAAGTATATTAACAAGAGCTTAATGGTTCTTGGTAATGTAATTAATAAACTTAGTAATGGTGCAAAACAAAG GGCACATATTCCTTATCGTGATAGTAAATTAACCCGCATACTCCAAACTGCTCTAGGTGGAAATGCAAAAACTTCAATTATATGTACTGTAGCACCAGAAGAG GTTCACGTTGAGGAAACTAAGGGAACTCTCCAGTTTGCTAGCAGAGCTAAGCGCATTACTAATTGCGCTCAAGTGAATGAG ATATTGACAGATGCAGCCTTACTGAAAAGGCAACAGTTAGAGATAGAGGACCTGCGCAGGAAGCTTCAG GGGTCTCGTTCTGAAGTACTGGaacaagagatattaaagctgaGGAACGACATGCTTAAG TATGAACTAGAACGTGAGAAACTGGAGATGGAACTGGAAGAGGAAAGAAGATCACACAAGGAGCGCGAACAGCGTATTAGAGACCAACAGCTGAAGATCGAAAATCTAAGTAGTCTAGTTTCAGATGGTGATAGAAGTTCTAGTCAG GATTCCATGAAAGAAAGCCCGAAAGACGAATGCAATGACTTTAAAACCCCTTGTTTTAAGGAGACTAGCAACAACGCCTTTGTTGCCAAGCGATCAAATTATTCAGAGTTACCGGATTTCAGTCCTCTTCCAGATTCTTTTAGCAATGTAGCTGATGAAGACACTTGGTTCAAAATGAATAAAGGCTACATTGCAGACCTTGATTCACTCCAAACGACACCCGCAAGAAAAGTTCAATCATTTCCACCCCAAGATATAACTCCT GATTGCTCAAATGATAACTACAAACTAGAACTCCAAAATCTCAAGACACAGCTAGAACTTGTCATCAAAGAGAAAGTTGAACTCCAG AGAAAACATGAAGAAGAAGTACAAATAAACAGCAGATTAATGGGAGAAATATGTGAACTTAAACAAGAACTAGATCTCAGTAACAACTCTTTAGAGTCCTCAAAACAAAGATACGGCAACTTGGAAAGAGAATTTCAAAAGTTAAAAGAAGAACGAGATTCGTTGCTGCAAACAGTCTCCGAATCATCGAAGAACATAACGTTCCTAACCGATCAAAAGGAAAACATTTTGAAGGACTTGAACTGTGAAGTACAAAGAAGGAAAGATCTGGAAGTAGAGATTAAACAATTCAGTGTTGCTTTTGCTTCACGGCAGAGATCACTGGCGTCGATTCACGGTGAGTTTAAATCTAAAATTGAGAAACTGAGAGCTGAAAATCTAGTAcggtattaa